A single window of Mycoplasma bradburyae DNA harbors:
- a CDS encoding DAK2 domain-containing protein: MKMETTPHFINVLIRVIDNFTYSEQFLNLIDKKGSNGNFGYSLTPFINKISRFANQEDNNTDLYESLIIISTYIKESIKTTLGDILYDLTYQAASYIKTVKLTRDNVIECFYRSLLDCKNKYKLKIGSKSFFDILYPVLKYLYSNKNRPTKELMYEIKMILNENFNKSLLLKSKVGRASYHGKRSIGMYDPGTVFIYLVLEGVIKIYGT; encoded by the coding sequence ATGAAAATGGAAACTACTCCTCATTTTATTAACGTATTGATTCGTGTTATTGATAATTTTACATACTCTGAACAATTCTTAAATCTAATTGATAAAAAAGGGTCAAATGGTAATTTTGGTTATTCATTAACTCCGTTTATCAATAAGATATCTAGATTTGCTAACCAAGAAGATAACAATACCGATCTATACGAATCATTGATTATTATTTCGACATATATTAAAGAATCAATTAAAACCACTTTGGGTGATATCTTATATGATTTAACATATCAAGCGGCTAGTTATATTAAAACTGTTAAACTAACAAGGGATAATGTTATTGAATGTTTTTATCGTTCTTTACTTGATTGTAAAAATAAGTATAAACTAAAGATTGGAAGTAAAAGTTTTTTTGATATCTTATACCCAGTTTTAAAATATCTTTATAGCAATAAAAATCGACCAACAAAAGAATTGATGTATGAGATTAAAATGATCTTAAACGAGAATTTTAATAAGTCATTATTATTAAAATCTAAAGTTGGTAGAGCCTCTTATCATGGAAAACGATCAATTGGTATGTATGATCCAGGAACTGTTTTTATTTACTTGGTGCTTGAAGGAGTAATTAAAATTTATGGTACCTAA
- a CDS encoding HPr family phosphocarrier protein has protein sequence MKSFKATIIDPFGLHVRTATVLSSKMANYKSKVMLKITGGATADVKSIINLMSLAIKQNTPIEITVEGEDEEAAIAELEKVLKENKLI, from the coding sequence ATGAAAAGCTTTAAAGCAACTATTATTGATCCATTCGGATTACACGTAAGAACAGCAACTGTTCTTTCTTCTAAGATGGCTAACTACAAATCTAAAGTTATGCTTAAGATTACTGGAGGAGCTACTGCTGATGTTAAGTCTATTATTAATTTAATGTCTTTAGCAATCAAGCAAAACACTCCAATTGAAATCACTGTTGAAGGTGAAGATGAAGAAGCAGCGATTGCTGAACTTGAAAAAGTTTTAAAAGAAAACAAACTAATTTAA